From the genome of Malus sylvestris chromosome 6, drMalSylv7.2, whole genome shotgun sequence, one region includes:
- the LOC126626609 gene encoding putative invertase inhibitor produces the protein MRSLFSSFSKIFITITITFLMLFHCTIGSNNLIQNSCKKASDGDPNLSYNFCVASLEEANSKSHGQSPDHLEQLVLVSLNLTISNATNINSIISKLLKDKQFDKYARDCLKGCSELYSDAIPTLQEALCAFRSKDFPKANVEVSSAMDASSTCEDGFKDKKREVSPLRKENDVFFQLNVISLAFINTLSN, from the coding sequence ATGAGGAGTCTCTTCTCTTCGTTTTCCAAGATtttcatcaccatcaccatcactttTCTGATGCTCTTTCACTGCACAATTGGTTCTAATAATCTCATCCAAAACTCTTGCAAGAAAGCCTCAGATGGTGATCCAAATTTGAGCTACAATTTCTGTGTTGCAAGCCTTGAGGAGGCCAACTCTAAATCCCACGGCCAAAGTCCAGATCACCTTGAACAACTAGTCCTCGTTTCACTTAACCTTACCATATCCAACGCGACGAACATCAACTCCATCATTTCGAAGCTCTTGAAGGACAAACAGTTCGACAAGTACGCAAGGGATTGCTTGAAAGGCTGCTCAGAACTCTACTCGGACGCCATCCCTACGCTGCAAGAAGCTCTTTGCGCCTTTCGGTCCAAGGATTTTCCCAAAGCAAATGTGGAAGTCAGCTCTGCCATGGACGCTTCTAGTACCTGTGAAGACGGTTTCAAGGATAAGAAACGTGAAGTGTCGCCATTGAGAAAGGAGAATGATGTCTTCTTTCAGTTGAACGTCATTTCTCTTGCATTTATCAATACATTATCTAATTGA